The sequence below is a genomic window from Microbulbifer hydrolyticus.
ATTTCCCAATCACCTGTGTGGCAGGCTCTGCAAGAGCAGGCTGCGCAGCTGAAGCGCCGCCGTCTTGCGGACCTGTTCGCGGGGGATCCACAGCGCGCTTCGGACTTCTCTCTCGAATTGCCGCAGTTTCTGCTGGATTTTTCCAAAAACCACATTGACCGGTCAGTTTTTGTAAATTTATTACGCTTGGCAGAGGAGGCCGGGCTGGACCAGTGGCGGGCTGATCTCTTTGCCGGTGAACCCATCAACGTGACCGAGGGGCGCCCGGTTCTGCATCCTGCATTGCGCGGTGGCCTGGCCGAGGATCTGGAGATCGGTGGGGTCTCTGTCACAGGGGGGGTGGAGGCCGAGCTGCAGCGCTTGAAAGAGCTTGTAGTTTTACTACATAATGGCGCCCTGACTGGCTGCAGCGGTAAAAGGATTACCGATGTGGTCAATCTTGGCGTCGGCGGCTCGCACCTGGGGCCTCAGACTGCCATTGAGGCGCTGCGTGCCTACAGGAAGGGTGATGTCGCAGTGCACTTTGTCTCCAATGTGGATGGAGCCCAGCTCACGGATGTGCTGGTCGGCCTGGACGCCGAATCGACCTTGTTTATTGTCTCGTCCAAGACGTTCACGACCAGCGAGACGATGACCAACGCGCGCAGTGCCCTCAAGTGGCTGCAGCGCGCGGCGCCGGATGAGGCTGTAGAAGTGCTTTTGCAGCGGCACTTTGTTGGGGTGACGGCCAGCCCGGAAAAGGCGCAGCAGTTCGGCATCTTGCCGGAGCGCACCTATCGCTTCTGGGATTGGGTTGGTGGCCGCTATTCACTGTGGTCGGTCATCGGGTTGCCCATCGCCATCGCCTGCGGGTTCGAGAACTTCCGGGCGCTACTCGATGGTGCGGCCGATATGGATCACCACTTCCGCGAAGCGCCATTTGCGCAGAATGCGCCGGTAATCATGGCGCTGCTGAGTGTCTGGTACTGCACGTTTATGGGGTACCCCGCCCACGCGGTACTGCCCTATGACCAGGCGCTGCATATGTTGCCCGCCTATCTGCAGCAGGCGGATATGGAGAGCAACGGCAAATCTACCAACCGTGCCGGGGTGGAGGTGGACTACGCAACTGGCCCCCTAATATGGGGGCAGACCGGGATCAACGGGCAGCATGCGTTCTATCAGTACCTGCACCAGAGCCCGGAAGTGGTGCCTGCAGACTTCATCGGCAGTGTGACCGCGGGGCACGACCTCGAAGGCCACCACGAGATCCTGTTGGCCAACATGTTCGCCCAGAGCCAGGCTCTGATGAACGGCGTGGACGCCGAGTCGGTTGGTCGTGAACTGGCAGCCAAGGGGTTGTCGCAAGAAGAAATAAAAAGGCTCACCCCATTCAAAGTGCACAGGGGTGGAAAGCCCAGTAACACAATACTCTTGAAGGAGTTGGACCCCCGATCACTGGGAGGCTTGATTGCACTCTATGAGCACAAAATTTTTGTTCAGGGTGTGATTCTGCAAATTTATTCTTTTGATCAGTGGGGTGTGGAACTTGGTAAAGGTCTGGCCAGCAAGTTGGAGCCAAAATTGGCTGCTGCTGACCTGGCTGATGAAGACGATTCCACAGCCCAGCTGATCGAATACTACCGCCGTAACAAATGCGGCGCGGTTACTCCCACGGAGCTACCTGAAGTCGAGGTGGCTGAGTCTGCTGGAGAACAGGCTTAGGAAAAGCGTGCGGCGAACCGATAAAAAACCGAAGAGTTAAGCAAAATGGCAAACAAAACAGTGGTAAACAGTCGGATACAGGCGGTTACCGACAGGATCATCCGCCGCAGCGAGGAAACCCGGGCCAGCTACCTGGCTCAGGTAGAGCAGGCGCAGGGCAAAGGGCGCGCGCGCCACAAACTGTCCTGCGGTAACCTGGCGCATGCCATGGCAGCGTCCAGCGATCAGGATAAAAACCTGATCGCCTCCGGACATGGGCCAAATCTGGCCATTATCAATGCCTACAACGACATGTTGTCTGCGCATCAGCCCTACGGCACCTACCCTGAGATGTTAAAAGCGGAAGCACTGCGCAATGGTGCAACCGCCCAGGTTGCCGGTGGCGTCCCCGCCATGTGTGATGGGGTTACCCAGGGGCAGCCGGGGATGGAACTATCGCTGTTTTCCCGCGATGTTATCGCCATGGCCACCGCTATTTCCCTCTCGCACGATATGTTTGACGGTGGCATGTACCTGGGTATTTGCGACAAGATTGTGCCCGGGCTGGTGATTGGTGCTCTGTCATTTGGTCACTTGCCGGCTGTGTTTGTGCCGGCTGGCCCAATGCCCACCGGTCTCGCCAATGCGGAGAAAGTGCGCGTTCGCCAGTTGTACGCCGAGGGCAAAGTGGGCCGCAAAGAACTGCTCGAAGCCGAGAGTGCGTCCTACCACAGTGCCGGTACCTGCACCTTTTACGGCACCGCCAACAGCAACCAGATGCTGGTGGAAATCATGGGCCTGCAGCTGCCGGGGAGCTCGTTTGTAAACCCCGGTACCGAACTGCGTGATGCGCTGAACAAAGAGGCAGTCAAGCAGCTGGTGCAGATTACCGAGCCAAGTAACTACACGCCCATCGCGAAAATTCTCAGCGAAAAATCTTTCGTCAACGGCATCGTCGGCCTGCACGCTACCGGCGGTTCCACCAACCACACCATGCACCTGATCGCGATGGCGCGCGCTGCCGGTATCCAGATTACCTGGCAGGACATGGCGGAGCTTTCCGAAATTGTCCCGCTGCTGTGCCACGTTTACCCGAACGGCACCGCGGACATCAATCACTTCGCTGCGGCGGGTGGTATGCAGTACCTGATTCGCGAATTGCTCGGTGCGGGTCTGTTGCACAACGATGTCAGCACTGTGCTCGGTCACTCCGGTATGGAGCCCTACACCTACGATCCTTTCCTGAACGAAGACAAGGATGGTCTGGTGTGGCGCCCGACTTCCGAAGAATCCGGGAACCCGGACATTATTCGCCCCGCCAGCGACCCATTCTCCAGCCACGGTGGCCTGCAACTGCTGCAGGGCAATCTCGGCAACAGCGTGATCAAGGTTTCCGCCCTGAAAACCCCGCAGCTGAAAGTGAAGGCGCCGGCGGTGGTGTTCGAAAGCCAGGACGCTCTGCTCGATGCCTTCAAGGCTGGTGAGCTGGAAAAAGATTTTGTCGCCGTGGTGCGTTTCCAGGGACCACAAGCAAACGGTATGCCGGAGCTGCACAAGCTGACGCCGTCTCTGGGTGTGTTGCAGGACCGAGGTTACAAGGTGGCACTGGTTACCGACGGTCGTATGTCGGGCGCATCCGGTAAAGTCCCGGCGGCCATCCATCTTTCCCCGGAAGCACTGGAAGGTGGTGTGGTAGCAAAAATCCAGAATGGTGATGTTATTGAGCTGGATGCGGAAGCCGGCGTTCTCAAAGTACATGTAAGTGATGAAGAGCTGGCTGCACGCGTGCCAGCGGAATGTGATCTGTCCGCCAATGCCGTAGGCATGGGGCGCGACCTGTTCACCAATATGCGCAAGCTCGCAAGCGGCGCGGAAACCGGTGGAAGCATTCTTTTTTAACTGAATCCTGCGCGCGCTCTATCAAGCGTAGAGCGCGCGCAACTGTTTGAGAGCAAACACAATGGCTAATTCATTTGACATGGTACTGTTTGGCGGCGGTGGAGATCTGTCGTTGCGCAAGCTGATCCCGGCGCTGTACCGGGCCTATATTGAAGGTGGCTTGAACAAAGACACCCGCATCCTGCCAGTTTGTCGCCGTCAGGAAGACGCTGATGCCTATCTGAAAACCGCGCAGCAGGCCTTGAAGACGCATCTGCGCGACGGCGAATACAGCGATAAAAGCTGGAAAGAGTTCAGCCCGCTTCTGCGCGCTGTCGCCCTCGATATATCCAAGCCCGACGAGCAGTGGGATGGGCTGGTGGATATCCTGGGCAAAGATACCGAGCGCACCCGACTGTTTTATCTGGCAATTCCCCCGGCGGTGTTCGGTCCCTGTTGTGAAAATCTTTCGATAAAAGGACTGATCCACGAGAACTCCCGCGTGGTGGTCGAAAAACCACTGGGCTACAACGCCAAGACCTCCGATGAGATCAATAGCAAGATTGCTGAGTTCTTCCCGGAAGATAATATCTTCCGCATCGACCATTACCTGGGTAAGGAAACCGTTCAGAACCTGCTGGCACTGCGCTTCAGTAACGTACTGTTCGAACACCTGTGGGATGCGAAAACCATCGACCATATTCAGATCAGTATTTCAGAAACAGTGGGCCTGGAAGGGCGTGCGGGCTTCTATGATGACACTGGTGCAATGCGTGACATGGTGCAGAACCATCTCCTGCAGTTACTGTGCCTGATTGCCATGGAATCGCCCAATAGCATGTCTGCGCGCAATATCCGGTCGGAAAAAATCAAGGTGCTTGAAGCACTGCGCCCGCTGACGGAAGGCAATGTGGATCAAAACATTGTCCGCGGTCAGTACGTGGCCGGCGGTCTCGGCAAGGAACTGGTGCCGGGCTATCTGGAAGAATTGAAGGCTGCCAACAGCACCACTGAGACCTTCGTTGCCATTCGTGCACATATCGACAACTGGCGCTGGACCGGTGTGCCGTTTTACCTGCGTACCGGCAAGCGTATGGAAAAACGCTGTGCGGAAATCGTCATTCAGTACAAGAAGGTTTCCCACAGTGTTTATCAGCCGGAGGCCGGTGAGGTATTGCCAAACCGCCTTGTTATTCGCTTGCAGCCGGAAGAGAGCATCAAACTGGTGTTGATGGCGAAGAAGATGGATAGCCTCACCATGGAATTGCAGCCGGTGGAGTTGAACCTGACTCTGTCCGATACCTACGACAGTTTCAAAAGTGATGCGTACAAACGCCTGATGCTGGATGCGGCGGCCAATAACTCTGCGCTGTTCATTCACCGCGAGGAAGTTGCCGCGGCCTGGGCGTGGGTGGATCCGATCATCGACCACTGGCGCGATACTGCCAATCAGCCGCAACTGTATCGTGCGGGCACCTGGGGTCCACAGGCATCCAACCAGCTACTGGCAGAAAACGGTCACCACTGGTTTAACCCCTGATTGGCCGGGTGAACACCTCTAAGCAAGGTCTGAACGACATGGTTGAAGAAAAATTTTTTGCAGACAGACAACGTCTCACACTGGCCCTGGCCAATGAATGCGCGGCCGTATTGCACGCGGGTATCAAGGCCAACGGTCAGGCCACATTTCTGGTAAGTGGTGGCAGTTCACCGGAGCCGGTGTACCGCGAGCTGTCCCGTCGCCCTTTACCCTGGCAAAACGTGAATGTTGCGCTGGTGGATGAGCGTTGGGTGGAAAAGGAAGAAGCCGGCAGCAATCTGGCGTTCATCTCCAACAGTCTGCTGCAAAACGAGGCCGCCAAGGCCCCGTGTCTGGGAATGAAAAATGCCGCGGCGACCCCGGCCGAGGGCGAGGCCGATTGCGAGCGCGCATACCAGGAACTGCCGCGACCATATGATGTATGTATTTTGGGAATGGGCAACGACGGACACACAGCTTCGTTTTTCCCCTATGCCGAAGGTCTGGATGACGCCCTGGATGCCAAGTCCGAAAAACTGTGCAAGGCGATCACGGCCAAGCAGAGTGCCGTGACCGGCGTACATACCGAGCGCATGACGCTGACCCTATCCGCGATTTTGCAGGCGAAAGAAATCAAACTGCTGATTACCGGTGAAGAAAAACTCAAGGTCTATCGCCAGGCGCTGCTTGGGGATGATGAGCAGGAAATGCCGGTGCGCAGTATTCTCAAGCAGGGGCTGAAGCCGGTTACTGTTTACTGGGCCCCCTAAATTAAATAACGAATGAATTTTGACGAGTTTTAGGACGTGATAATGCAACAGACTCTGGTACCCGTATTGGAACAAGCTGGTGTTGTGCCGGTGATCGTAGTCGATAAAGTCAGCGATGCGCTGCCGCTCGCTCAGGCGCTGGTCGAAGGCGGCCTGAATGTGCTGGAAGTAACCCTGCGCACAGAAGCGGCACTGGCCGCGGTGGAAGAGATTGCCAAGCACCTGCCGGACGCCTACGTCGGTACCGGTACCGTGTTGACTGCAGAGGATATCCGCCGCTCCGTGGATGCCGGTGCGACCTTCATGGTAAGCCCGGGTGCCACCGAAGCGCTGCTGGACGCGGCAGACAATACAAAGGTACCGCTGTTGCCCGGTGCCTCAAACCCGTCAGAAGTCATGCGCTTGCTGGAACGCGGCTATCACTACCAGAAGTTCTTCCCTGCGGAAGCGGCCGGCGGCATCCCGATGTTGAAATCCATCGGTGGTCCCCTGGGTAAAGTGAAGTTTTGCCCCACCGGCGGTATCAGCCCGAAAAACGCAAGCGATTACCTGGGGCTGTCCAACGTAGTCTGTGTAGGCGGTTCCTGGATGGTCGCCCCGAAACTGGTGGCAGAAAAAAATTGGGCGGAAATTACCCGTCTGGCCAGGGAGGCCTCGCTGTTGAAGGGCTGATGCCCTGATCAGAGCTTATTTCGAGTAAGGACATGTGCTGGGGGGGAGTACACCCGGTGCGAAAAAAAATTCATAAATTTTCAATTCACAGAGGGTGTAGCGATATGAAACTCAGAATTGCTATCAACGGCTATGGCCGCATCGGCCGCAACGTAACGCGTGCGATTTACGAGTCCGGCTATAACGATCGTATCCAACTGGTCGCGATCAACGATCTCGCACCAGTGGAAGCGAACGCTCACCTGACCCGGTTCGATACCGTTCACGGTCGTTTCAATACCGAAGTTGCGGTAGAGGGGGAAAACCTGGTCATTGGTGGCGACACCGTCAAGGTATGCCAGGAGCGCAATCCCGCCGCTCTGCCCTGGGGCGAGCTGGAAGTGGATCTGGTGCTGGAGTGTACCGGCCTGTTCACGGGTAAAGAAGCGGCCTCCCAGCACATGCAGGCTGGTGCGAAAGCGGTACTGATCTCCGCACCCTCCGGTGACGCGGATCTGACCGTGGTTTACGGCGTAAACGATGACAGGCTGACTGCAGAGCACAAGGTGGTTTCCAACGCTTCCTGCACGACCAACTGTCTTGCCCCTGTAGCCAAGGTCCTGAACGAGGCGATTGGCATCGAGCGCGGCTTTATGACTACCGTGCACGCGTACACCAACGACCAGAATACCCAGGATGCAGTGCACAAAGATATCTATCGTGCACGCGCCGCTGCCGACAACATGATCCCAACCAAAACCGGCGCCGCTGCCGCTGTTGGCCTGGTGCTGCCAGAGCTGAAGGGCAAGCTGGACGGCATGGCGGTACGTGTACCGGTAAACAACGTGTCTCTGGTGGACTGTCAGTTTATTGCCAGCCGCGAAACGACCGTCGAAGAAATCAACGCGATCATGAGCGACGCAGCCGGCACCATCAAAGGTGGCGTTCTGTCTTTCTGCGAGCAGCCATTGGTTTCTGTGGACTTTAATCACACTTCGGCGTCCAGCCACTTTGATGCCAACCACACCCGGGTGAACGGCAACCTGGTAAAAGTGATGGCCTGGTACGACAACGAGTGGGGCTTCTCCCACCGTATGCTCGACACCAGTCTCGCCATGGCCAAAGCTCTGGGCCTGTAAAGGCGACCGTAACAACAGTCTGATAGCGGTGCACGCTATCGCACCGGAGCGGGTGCAACATCCGCTCCGGTTTTGCATTTGCAGTCAGCGCCGACTGCCATAAAAACAACATCCGTCTCACATCCAACCGATAAACGAATACCGCCAATATGATTCGCCATACCAAAATTGTTGCCACGCTCGGCCCGGGCACAGACAAGCCGCGTGTAATTGACGAGATTATCCGTGCCGGCGTCAACGTCGTACGCCTGAACTTTTCCCACGGCAGTGCCGACGACCACCGCAAGCGGGTCGAGGAAGTACGCCGCGCAGCCGCCGAGCAAAACAAGCTGGTGGCCGTGCTCGGCGATCTGCAGGGGCCGAAGATTCGCATAGCCCGTTTTGCCGAAGGCAGCATCTTTCTTGAGAACAACGCCGAGTTCACCCTCGACGCCGACTGCCCGAAAGAGGGCGGTAACCAGCAGCGCGTGGGTGTGGATTACCCGTCGCTGATCGCCGATTGCAAACCCGGCAATATCCTGCTGCTGGACGATGGCAAGATCCGTCTTGAAGTGACCGGTGGTACGAACAGCAAGCTGTTCTGCCGCGTAATGCAGGGTGGCAAGCTGTCCAACAACAAGGGTATCAACCTGTTGGGCGGCGGTCTGTCAGCGCCCGCGTTGACGGAGAAAGACTACGGGGACATCAAGCTTGCGGCAGAGCTGGATGTAGACTTTCTGGCTGTCAGTTTCCCGCGTAGCGGTGAAGACCTGAATATTGCCCGCAATGCCATGCGTGAAGCGGGCAGTAATGCCGCCATCGTCGCCAAAGTGGAGCGCGCGGAAGCCGTGGGCAATGACGAGCAGATGGACGACATCATTCTGGCTTCCGATGTGATCATGGTCGCCCGCGGTGACCTGGGTGTGGAAATCGGTGATGCGGCACTGGTTGGTGTTCAGAAGAAGCTGATCAATCGTGCCAACGCGCTGAATCGTGGTGTGATTACCGCGACCCAGATGATGGAGTCGATGATCACCAACCCGACTCCGACCCGCGCCGAAGTAATGGATGTGGCCAACGCGGTACTGGATGGCACGGATGCGGTGATGTTGTCCGCGGAAACCGCCGCTGGCGATTTTCCGGTAGCCGCGGTGGAATCCATGGCAGAAGTGGTGGTGGGCGCCGAGCAGTACCTGGGCACTACCACGCGTCCGGCTGCAGACCGGTCGGCATCGGAATCCATCGACACCGTTATCGCGCAGGCAGCGATCGAGTCCGCTGCGCGTGTTGAAAACCTGTGCGCGGTAGCGGCACTCACGGAGTCTGGCCGCACTCCGCGTATCATGTCCCGCGCCACATCCCGGCTGCCCATTTATGCGCTCACACGCCATTCCCGCGTTGCGCGGCAGCTGGTACTGCTGCGCGGTGTGGAGCCC
It includes:
- the pgi gene encoding glucose-6-phosphate isomerase; protein product: MQDAHSHSAISQSPVWQALQEQAAQLKRRRLADLFAGDPQRASDFSLELPQFLLDFSKNHIDRSVFVNLLRLAEEAGLDQWRADLFAGEPINVTEGRPVLHPALRGGLAEDLEIGGVSVTGGVEAELQRLKELVVLLHNGALTGCSGKRITDVVNLGVGGSHLGPQTAIEALRAYRKGDVAVHFVSNVDGAQLTDVLVGLDAESTLFIVSSKTFTTSETMTNARSALKWLQRAAPDEAVEVLLQRHFVGVTASPEKAQQFGILPERTYRFWDWVGGRYSLWSVIGLPIAIACGFENFRALLDGAADMDHHFREAPFAQNAPVIMALLSVWYCTFMGYPAHAVLPYDQALHMLPAYLQQADMESNGKSTNRAGVEVDYATGPLIWGQTGINGQHAFYQYLHQSPEVVPADFIGSVTAGHDLEGHHEILLANMFAQSQALMNGVDAESVGRELAAKGLSQEEIKRLTPFKVHRGGKPSNTILLKELDPRSLGGLIALYEHKIFVQGVILQIYSFDQWGVELGKGLASKLEPKLAAADLADEDDSTAQLIEYYRRNKCGAVTPTELPEVEVAESAGEQA
- the edd gene encoding phosphogluconate dehydratase, whose amino-acid sequence is MANKTVVNSRIQAVTDRIIRRSEETRASYLAQVEQAQGKGRARHKLSCGNLAHAMAASSDQDKNLIASGHGPNLAIINAYNDMLSAHQPYGTYPEMLKAEALRNGATAQVAGGVPAMCDGVTQGQPGMELSLFSRDVIAMATAISLSHDMFDGGMYLGICDKIVPGLVIGALSFGHLPAVFVPAGPMPTGLANAEKVRVRQLYAEGKVGRKELLEAESASYHSAGTCTFYGTANSNQMLVEIMGLQLPGSSFVNPGTELRDALNKEAVKQLVQITEPSNYTPIAKILSEKSFVNGIVGLHATGGSTNHTMHLIAMARAAGIQITWQDMAELSEIVPLLCHVYPNGTADINHFAAAGGMQYLIRELLGAGLLHNDVSTVLGHSGMEPYTYDPFLNEDKDGLVWRPTSEESGNPDIIRPASDPFSSHGGLQLLQGNLGNSVIKVSALKTPQLKVKAPAVVFESQDALLDAFKAGELEKDFVAVVRFQGPQANGMPELHKLTPSLGVLQDRGYKVALVTDGRMSGASGKVPAAIHLSPEALEGGVVAKIQNGDVIELDAEAGVLKVHVSDEELAARVPAECDLSANAVGMGRDLFTNMRKLASGAETGGSILF
- the zwf gene encoding glucose-6-phosphate dehydrogenase, whose protein sequence is MANSFDMVLFGGGGDLSLRKLIPALYRAYIEGGLNKDTRILPVCRRQEDADAYLKTAQQALKTHLRDGEYSDKSWKEFSPLLRAVALDISKPDEQWDGLVDILGKDTERTRLFYLAIPPAVFGPCCENLSIKGLIHENSRVVVEKPLGYNAKTSDEINSKIAEFFPEDNIFRIDHYLGKETVQNLLALRFSNVLFEHLWDAKTIDHIQISISETVGLEGRAGFYDDTGAMRDMVQNHLLQLLCLIAMESPNSMSARNIRSEKIKVLEALRPLTEGNVDQNIVRGQYVAGGLGKELVPGYLEELKAANSTTETFVAIRAHIDNWRWTGVPFYLRTGKRMEKRCAEIVIQYKKVSHSVYQPEAGEVLPNRLVIRLQPEESIKLVLMAKKMDSLTMELQPVELNLTLSDTYDSFKSDAYKRLMLDAAANNSALFIHREEVAAAWAWVDPIIDHWRDTANQPQLYRAGTWGPQASNQLLAENGHHWFNP
- the pgl gene encoding 6-phosphogluconolactonase, translated to MVEEKFFADRQRLTLALANECAAVLHAGIKANGQATFLVSGGSSPEPVYRELSRRPLPWQNVNVALVDERWVEKEEAGSNLAFISNSLLQNEAAKAPCLGMKNAAATPAEGEADCERAYQELPRPYDVCILGMGNDGHTASFFPYAEGLDDALDAKSEKLCKAITAKQSAVTGVHTERMTLTLSAILQAKEIKLLITGEEKLKVYRQALLGDDEQEMPVRSILKQGLKPVTVYWAP
- the eda gene encoding bifunctional 4-hydroxy-2-oxoglutarate aldolase/2-dehydro-3-deoxy-phosphogluconate aldolase produces the protein MQQTLVPVLEQAGVVPVIVVDKVSDALPLAQALVEGGLNVLEVTLRTEAALAAVEEIAKHLPDAYVGTGTVLTAEDIRRSVDAGATFMVSPGATEALLDAADNTKVPLLPGASNPSEVMRLLERGYHYQKFFPAEAAGGIPMLKSIGGPLGKVKFCPTGGISPKNASDYLGLSNVVCVGGSWMVAPKLVAEKNWAEITRLAREASLLKG
- the gap gene encoding type I glyceraldehyde-3-phosphate dehydrogenase, with translation MKLRIAINGYGRIGRNVTRAIYESGYNDRIQLVAINDLAPVEANAHLTRFDTVHGRFNTEVAVEGENLVIGGDTVKVCQERNPAALPWGELEVDLVLECTGLFTGKEAASQHMQAGAKAVLISAPSGDADLTVVYGVNDDRLTAEHKVVSNASCTTNCLAPVAKVLNEAIGIERGFMTTVHAYTNDQNTQDAVHKDIYRARAAADNMIPTKTGAAAAVGLVLPELKGKLDGMAVRVPVNNVSLVDCQFIASRETTVEEINAIMSDAAGTIKGGVLSFCEQPLVSVDFNHTSASSHFDANHTRVNGNLVKVMAWYDNEWGFSHRMLDTSLAMAKALGL
- the pyk gene encoding pyruvate kinase; amino-acid sequence: MIRHTKIVATLGPGTDKPRVIDEIIRAGVNVVRLNFSHGSADDHRKRVEEVRRAAAEQNKLVAVLGDLQGPKIRIARFAEGSIFLENNAEFTLDADCPKEGGNQQRVGVDYPSLIADCKPGNILLLDDGKIRLEVTGGTNSKLFCRVMQGGKLSNNKGINLLGGGLSAPALTEKDYGDIKLAAELDVDFLAVSFPRSGEDLNIARNAMREAGSNAAIVAKVERAEAVGNDEQMDDIILASDVIMVARGDLGVEIGDAALVGVQKKLINRANALNRGVITATQMMESMITNPTPTRAEVMDVANAVLDGTDAVMLSAETAAGDFPVAAVESMAEVVVGAEQYLGTTTRPAADRSASESIDTVIAQAAIESAARVENLCAVAALTESGRTPRIMSRATSRLPIYALTRHSRVARQLVLLRGVEPIEFDPASVPLGHLTDAIIEVLGSRVTFEKGQRILITQGERLNMGGGTSSMRIKEIE